In the genome of Geotrypetes seraphini chromosome 16, aGeoSer1.1, whole genome shotgun sequence, one region contains:
- the LOC117350489 gene encoding olfactory receptor 1509-like: MAIRNETSITQFILLGLSSNSDLQTVIFVQFFVMYLLALAGNLLIMITIYVDSHLHSPMYFLLSNLSFIDLSFATVTVPKFLINFLLQSKTISFNDCMTQIFFLHLLGGTECFHLSLMAYDRYVAICNPLRYTIIMNRQACLQLVASTWVAGLIHALVQALPSTQLPFCGSNEIDHFFCDVLPISLLACSNTSISEMAALINSGTIGLSCFLVVSISYTYIISTVLKIRSSEGRRKTFSTCASHLLVVTLFFGPTVFIYMRPSVKFTGDKMVSVFYAIVTPVLNPCIYTLRNKKVKSAMKRLGGRTVSLLEIQKN, encoded by the coding sequence ATGGCAATCAGGAATGAAACCAGTATAACACAATTCATCCTTCTAGGACTTTCTAGCAATTCAGATTTACAGACTGTAATCTTTGTACAGTTTTTTGTAATGTACCTGCTCGCCCTAGCTGGGAATCTTCTCATTATGATAACCATATATGTGGACTCTCATCTGCACTCCCCTATGTATTTCCTCCTTAGCAACCTGTCTTTCATAGATTTGTCCTTTGCCACAGTCACTGTCCCCAAATTCCTCATTAACTTTCTCTTGCAAAGCAAAACCATTTCTTTCAATGACTGCATGACTCAAATATTTTTCTTGCATTTATTGGGGGGGACGGAATGCTTCCACCTGAGCTTGATGGCTTATGACCGCTATGTTGCCATCTGCAATCCTTTGCGATATACCATAATAATGAACAGACAAGCCTGTCTCCAGCTGGTGGCTTCAACATGGGTAGCAGGCCTCATTCATGCTTTAGTTCAGGCACTTCCATCAACTCAGCTGCCCTTCTGTGGTTCTAATGAGATAGATCACTTTTTTTGTGATGTTCTTCCCATATCTTTGTTGGCTTGCTCTAATACCAGTATCAGTGAAATGGCAGCTTTGATCAACAGTGGAACTATTGGACTGAGTTGTTTCTTGGTGGTGTCTATATCTTACACATACATCATCTCCACTGTCTTAAAAATCCGTTCATCTGAGGGAAGGAGGAAAACCTTCTCTACATGTGCCTCCCACCTCCTGGTGGTCACCTTGTTTTTTGGCCCCACTGTCTTCATCTACATGAGACCATCTGTGAAATTTACAGGTGACAAAATGGTCTCCGTTTTCTATGCTATTGTGACCCCTGTGCTAAACCCCTGCATTTATACTCTCAGAAATAAGAAGGTGAAAAGTGCGATGAAAAGGCTAGGAGGTAGGACAGTATCTTTACTCGAGATACAGAAAAACTGA